A portion of the Rubeoparvulum massiliense genome contains these proteins:
- a CDS encoding acyl-CoA thioesterase, with amino-acid sequence MALPPYIQPDLQTWLQKFRFSTRIEPRFSETDAFGHINNVSYFIYFEQGRLDYFGELKLLDHWSGMERAKSYPVVADLACDYLQELFFNQAILLQVRTASIGRTSIELEYALIREADKVLIAAGRGRLVNIDTITKKPTPFSSEFIQLIQSYEPEFSSAMIE; translated from the coding sequence ATGGCTCTGCCGCCATATATCCAGCCAGATCTTCAAACCTGGTTACAAAAATTTCGCTTTTCCACTCGGATTGAACCGCGCTTTTCAGAAACCGATGCGTTCGGACATATCAATAACGTGAGTTATTTTATCTATTTCGAGCAGGGACGACTTGATTATTTTGGTGAGTTAAAGCTCCTTGACCATTGGAGTGGTATGGAGAGAGCGAAAAGCTATCCTGTTGTAGCAGACCTCGCTTGTGATTATTTACAGGAGCTTTTCTTTAACCAAGCGATTTTACTTCAGGTGCGAACAGCATCCATTGGCCGTACCTCCATCGAATTGGAATATGCTCTGATTCGTGAAGCAGATAAGGTACTGATTGCTGCAGGACGAGGGCGTCTCGTTAATATTGATACCATCACCAAAAAGCCTACTCCTTTTTCTTCGGAATTTATTCAGCTCATCCAGTCTTACGAACCAGAATTCTCTTCAGCGATGATTGAATAG
- the sdhB gene encoding succinate dehydrogenase iron-sulfur subunit: MSEKTIHLIIKRQADPNSQPYTEEFKIPYRPNMNIIGCLMEIQKNPVTADGKETTPVAWESVCLEEVCGACSMVINGRPRQGCSTLVDKIQQPIRLAPMSTFPIVRDLIVDRSRMFESLKKVKAWVPIDGTWDLGPGPRMPEKDRRWAYELQKCMTCGCCLEACPNVSSKSPFMGPAPLSQVRLFNEHPTGAMHREERLDAIMGEGGITDCGNSQNCVQVCPKGIPLTTSIAALNNATTAHSIRRFFKN; encoded by the coding sequence ATGAGCGAAAAGACCATCCATCTGATTATCAAGCGGCAAGCAGATCCTAACTCTCAGCCATATACAGAAGAGTTTAAGATTCCTTACCGTCCTAATATGAATATTATTGGCTGCTTGATGGAGATTCAAAAGAATCCTGTCACAGCTGACGGTAAAGAGACAACACCAGTGGCTTGGGAAAGCGTCTGCTTAGAAGAAGTATGCGGCGCATGCTCCATGGTAATCAATGGCCGCCCACGTCAAGGTTGTTCAACCCTTGTTGACAAGATTCAACAGCCAATTCGACTTGCACCAATGAGCACCTTCCCTATCGTTCGTGACTTAATCGTAGACCGTAGCCGTATGTTTGAATCCTTGAAGAAAGTAAAAGCCTGGGTTCCAATCGACGGTACATGGGATCTCGGACCTGGTCCACGGATGCCAGAAAAGGATCGTCGTTGGGCTTATGAACTTCAAAAATGTATGACTTGCGGATGCTGCTTGGAAGCATGTCCAAACGTAAGCTCCAAGTCCCCATTTATGGGACCAGCTCCATTAAGCCAAGTTCGTCTATTCAACGAACATCCAACAGGCGCTATGCATCGTGAAGAACGGTTGGATGCAATTATGGGTGAAGGTGGTATCACAGACTGTGGTAACTCTCAAAACTGTGTACAAGTATGTCCAAAGGGTATTCCTTTGACAACATCCATCGCTGCATTAAACAATGCAACCACTGCTCATTCCATCCGTCGTTTCTTCAAAAACTAA
- the sdhA gene encoding succinate dehydrogenase flavoprotein subunit, with protein sequence MNKNSRIIVVGGGLAGLMATVKIAEAGIPVDLFSLVPVKRSHSACAQGGINGAVNTKGENDSTWIHFDDSIYGGDFLANQPQVKRMCDAAPGIIHLFDRMGVMFNRTPEGLLDFRRFGGTQHHRTAYAGATTGQQLLYAADEQVRRWEAQGLVKKYEYWDFLSLVQNDEGRAIGIVAQDLKSMEIKAFAGDAVIMATGGLGMIFGKSTNSIINTGAAASTVYQQGAKYANGEFIQIHPTAIPGDDKVRLMSESARGEGGRVWTYKDGKPWYFLEEKYPAYGNLVPRDIATREIFHVCVDLKLGINGERRVYLDLSHKDPKELDVKLGGIIEMYEKFVGDDPRKVPMQIFPGVHYSMGGLWVDIEQFTSIPGLLAAGECDYSQHGANRLGANSLLSAIYGGMTAGPNAVEYIKSLPRSASEESSRYFDQALKREQENYGKILKMDGKENAYKLHQELGNVMTENVTVVRVNKNLKTADEQIQELMKRYQNISISDTSKWSNQATMFTRQLWDMMVLARVITLGALNRNESRGSHYKPEFPDRDDANWLKTTIAQYNSQTHGPELSYEEVDISLIPPRKRDYTKAHTVAKKVEEEEGGQKK encoded by the coding sequence ATGAACAAAAATTCTCGTATCATCGTGGTTGGCGGGGGTCTTGCAGGCCTGATGGCAACCGTGAAAATTGCAGAAGCTGGTATTCCAGTTGATTTGTTTTCTTTAGTACCTGTTAAGCGTTCTCACTCTGCTTGTGCCCAAGGTGGTATTAACGGAGCTGTTAATACCAAGGGTGAAAATGACTCAACATGGATTCACTTTGACGACAGTATCTATGGTGGTGACTTCTTAGCCAACCAACCACAAGTAAAACGCATGTGCGATGCTGCGCCTGGTATTATTCATCTTTTTGACCGTATGGGTGTAATGTTTAACCGTACACCAGAAGGCTTACTTGACTTCCGTCGTTTCGGTGGTACACAGCATCACCGTACTGCATATGCTGGTGCAACAACAGGGCAACAATTACTATATGCAGCTGACGAACAAGTACGTCGTTGGGAAGCTCAAGGCCTCGTAAAGAAATATGAGTACTGGGATTTCTTATCCCTTGTTCAAAATGACGAAGGCCGTGCAATCGGGATCGTAGCACAAGACCTTAAATCCATGGAGATCAAAGCCTTTGCTGGTGACGCTGTCATCATGGCAACAGGTGGTCTTGGAATGATCTTCGGTAAATCTACAAACTCCATCATTAACACAGGTGCTGCTGCATCTACTGTTTATCAACAAGGTGCTAAATACGCCAACGGTGAGTTCATCCAAATTCACCCCACTGCTATCCCTGGCGATGACAAGGTACGCTTGATGTCTGAGTCTGCTCGTGGTGAAGGTGGCCGTGTTTGGACTTATAAAGATGGTAAACCATGGTACTTCCTTGAAGAAAAATATCCTGCCTATGGTAACTTGGTACCTCGTGACATCGCTACACGTGAAATTTTCCACGTCTGCGTTGACTTGAAACTTGGTATCAATGGCGAACGTCGTGTTTATCTTGACCTTTCCCATAAGGATCCAAAGGAATTGGATGTTAAGCTTGGCGGTATCATTGAAATGTATGAAAAATTCGTTGGGGATGACCCACGAAAAGTGCCAATGCAGATCTTCCCTGGTGTTCACTATTCCATGGGTGGTCTCTGGGTTGACATTGAACAATTCACCAGTATCCCTGGCTTGCTAGCTGCCGGTGAATGTGATTATTCTCAACACGGTGCAAACCGTCTTGGTGCGAACTCCTTGCTATCTGCGATCTATGGTGGTATGACAGCTGGTCCTAACGCTGTAGAATACATTAAGAGCCTACCTCGTAGTGCTTCTGAAGAATCTAGCCGTTACTTTGACCAAGCTCTCAAACGTGAGCAAGAAAACTATGGCAAGATCCTCAAGATGGATGGTAAAGAGAACGCATATAAACTCCATCAAGAGTTGGGTAACGTCATGACTGAAAACGTTACGGTTGTACGTGTGAACAAGAACTTGAAGACAGCAGATGAACAGATCCAAGAATTGATGAAACGCTATCAAAATATCAGTATTTCTGATACTTCAAAATGGAGCAACCAAGCTACCATGTTTACACGTCAATTGTGGGATATGATGGTATTGGCTCGTGTTATCACCCTCGGTGCTCTTAATCGTAATGAAAGCCGTGGTTCTCACTACAAACCAGAATTCCCTGATCGTGATGATGCAAACTGGCTAAAGACCACGATCGCTCAATACAACTCTCAAACACATGGTCCAGAGTTATCCTATGAGGAAGTTGATATTTCCTTGATTCCACCACGTAAACGTGACTATACAAAAGCTCACACTGTAGCTAAGAAAGTGGAAGAAGAAGAAGGAGGTCAAAAGAAATGA
- a CDS encoding succinate dehydrogenase cytochrome b558 subunit, whose translation MAKTTHYFNRKLHSLLGVIPVGAFLCVHLFINSGAFGGREVFNARAEFMESLPFLLFLEIFLIFVPILYHGIYGLFIAFQAKNNVGRFGFLRNVNFMLQRVTGIFLIIWLTWHVWETRMQVALGYADNTQYFDIMRAIVANPISLALYVIGLLSATFHFANGLSTFLITWGITIGPRSQKIFGYVSAIFFLLISTLGIMALYGFVVNA comes from the coding sequence ATGGCAAAAACGACTCACTATTTCAACCGTAAGTTGCATTCGTTACTAGGGGTTATCCCTGTGGGTGCTTTTTTATGTGTGCATTTATTTATTAACTCCGGTGCTTTTGGAGGCCGTGAAGTATTTAATGCACGTGCAGAATTTATGGAAAGCTTGCCATTCTTATTATTCCTTGAAATCTTCTTGATTTTTGTTCCAATCCTTTATCACGGAATCTATGGTTTATTTATCGCTTTCCAAGCAAAAAATAACGTAGGTCGCTTTGGCTTCTTACGTAATGTGAACTTCATGCTTCAACGTGTTACAGGTATCTTCTTGATTATCTGGTTAACATGGCACGTATGGGAAACACGGATGCAAGTAGCTCTTGGTTATGCAGATAACACACAATACTTCGATATCATGAGGGCAATCGTTGCTAACCCAATTTCATTAGCTCTTTATGTTATTGGTCTTTTATCTGCGACATTCCACTTTGCAAATGGATTATCTACATTCTTAATCACTTGGGGTATCACAATCGGTCCCCGTTCACAAAAAATCTTTGGCTATGTATCAGCCATCTTCTTCTTATTAATTTCCACACTTGGAATCATGGCTCTATACGGTTTTGTGGTTAACGCATAA
- a CDS encoding TrkH family potassium uptake protein, with protein MKLLIRRLKPVQVMVAGYAFAGLLSTLLLLLPIAQKPGVNLSFVDAWFTATSAISVTGLAIANTAETFTLFGQIVILCTIQIGGIGFMTLGTFIWVILGRKVGLRNRLVIQWDQNQTALSGMVTLIKRITVLAFVIEGTGAVILGTYLMHDYPWYQAFYLGIFHAVSAFTHAGFDLFSASLIPFQSDLVINGTVMLLIILGGIGYPVLIELMDYRKDRHLSLHSKLSLTIYFSLMLIGFIVIYLVEAGHAFRDYSLGDSLLISMFTSVTSRSAGLATIDVNLFMLPTVLFITILMFIGASPSSCGGGIRTTTLAILILTIRSFARGEQEVRVMGRQVHPLDVNKAIVVGITAVGLFMTGLLLMAYWEGQRFTLMQMMFEISSAFGTCGLSLGITSQLSSFSKVILICLMFIGRIGLGALLLLIQQQDKKATYHFPKERVIVG; from the coding sequence ATGAAGCTTTTGATACGGCGCTTAAAGCCTGTACAGGTCATGGTGGCAGGATATGCTTTTGCCGGTCTTCTATCTACATTATTATTATTGTTACCCATTGCACAAAAACCAGGTGTCAATCTAAGCTTTGTGGATGCGTGGTTCACAGCTACAAGCGCGATTAGTGTAACCGGATTAGCCATTGCCAATACAGCAGAGACCTTCACTTTGTTCGGGCAGATCGTCATACTCTGCACCATTCAAATTGGTGGAATTGGCTTTATGACATTGGGTACTTTCATCTGGGTAATACTAGGACGGAAAGTGGGTCTCCGTAATCGTTTGGTGATTCAATGGGACCAGAATCAAACAGCCCTATCTGGGATGGTCACTCTGATTAAGCGTATTACAGTACTCGCTTTCGTAATTGAGGGAACGGGAGCAGTGATACTGGGTACCTACCTTATGCATGACTATCCTTGGTATCAGGCGTTTTATCTGGGTATTTTCCATGCCGTCTCCGCATTCACTCACGCCGGTTTCGACCTCTTTAGTGCCAGCCTTATTCCATTCCAGAGTGATTTAGTAATCAATGGAACGGTGATGTTGCTGATTATCTTAGGGGGAATTGGATACCCGGTTTTAATCGAATTGATGGACTACCGGAAAGATCGTCATCTTAGCCTTCATAGCAAGCTTTCACTAACCATCTATTTTTCTTTAATGCTCATTGGCTTTATCGTGATTTATCTCGTCGAGGCCGGTCACGCATTTCGTGATTATTCTCTGGGAGATAGTTTGCTGATCTCAATGTTTACTTCGGTTACATCACGAAGCGCAGGGCTCGCAACCATTGATGTCAATCTGTTTATGCTGCCAACGGTGCTATTTATTACGATTCTGATGTTTATTGGGGCATCCCCATCAAGTTGTGGTGGAGGAATACGTACCACAACACTAGCCATTCTAATCTTAACCATCCGAAGCTTTGCACGGGGAGAACAGGAAGTTCGTGTTATGGGACGACAGGTTCATCCTCTTGATGTGAACAAAGCGATTGTGGTTGGAATCACAGCAGTAGGACTCTTTATGACCGGACTACTACTGATGGCTTATTGGGAAGGACAGCGTTTTACCCTAATGCAGATGATGTTTGAAATTAGTTCTGCATTCGGAACATGTGGTCTTTCATTAGGAATTACGAGTCAACTAAGCAGCTTTAGTAAAGTAATCTTAATTTGCCTGATGTTTATTGGACGGATTGGTTTGGGTGCATTGCTACTATTGATTCAACAACAAGATAAAAAAGCAACTTACCATTTTCCGAAAGAACGGGTTATTGTTGGTTAG